One Anopheles marshallii chromosome 3, idAnoMarsDA_429_01, whole genome shotgun sequence genomic region harbors:
- the LOC128713933 gene encoding uncharacterized protein LOC128713933: MEKLIQVLTILSLVTPLLLARRIQLVNISPEEAQKYITQQSLDLRYAAKLGEHPLGYTRNVQDPALATFYYNGRLIDNPEDYVEEEYEAKQFHGQDGLGRAMFGYSDHNQARLEARNANGEVRGSYQYVNPLGEDVIVQYWSDGLGFHQIDNRPEIRLQPVTETPEVREARLAHMKAWEEAANMARANPDVTSGGADEPYRAVQANTVEEDPEQDEILAAVSNQHQSLIRYPSLPYTDHISPIVVSDALQDEGVVVEALARSVKKRNNEQQDEQTAGSEDEPVSADPKGFFYSFDYPVQLVAESAAKKAARAGFGESPQESVVVETKATNVPKAAPVDDRVSLKAVLSGETLVDAVHDAQVSPKQKLQTERN, translated from the exons CTGGTAACACCGTTGCTGCTTGCTCGACGCATCCAGCTCGTCAACATCAGCCCGGAAGAGGCCCAAAAGTACATCACCCAGCAAAGCCTGGACTTACGGTACGCGGCAAAGCTGGGCGAACATCCGCTGGGTTACACGCGCAATGTGCAGGATCCGGCCCTCGCCACCTTCTATTACAACGGTCGGCTTATCGACAATCCGGAGGACTACGTGGAGGAGGAGTACGAggcgaaacagttccatgggCAG GATGGGCTCGGTAGAGCTATGTTTGGCTACAGTGACCACAATCAGGCCCGCTTGGAAGCTCGCAACGCAAACGGCGAAGTCCGTGGCTCGTACCAGTACGTGAACCCACTCGGCGAGGACGTGATCGTGCAGTACTGGTCCGATGGTCTCGGTTTTCACCAGATCGACAACCGTCCCGAAATACGTCTGCAGCCGGTAACCGAGACGCCAGAAGTGCGTGAGGCACGTCTCGCCCACATGAAGGCATGGGAGGAAGCTGCCAACATGGCCCGTGCCAACCCCGACGTTACGTCCGGTGGTGCCGACGAACCTTACCGAGCGGTACAAGCGAACACGGTAGAGGAGGACCCGGAACAGGACGAAATTTTGGCGGCCGTTTCTAACCAACACCAGAGCCTCATTCGCTATCCGAGCCTACCCTACACGGACCACATTTCGCCTATTGTGGTCTCGGATGCGCTCCAAGATGAAGGTGTCGTCGTGGAAGCACTCGCACGTAGTGTGAAGAAACGCAACAACGAACAGCAGGACGAACAGACAGCTGGTAGCGAGGATGAACCGGTATCGGCTGATCCGAAAGGGTTCTTCTACAGCTTTGACTACCCCGTTCAGCTGGTGGCGGAAAGTGCGGCCAAGAAGGCTGCCCGGGCTGGTTTCGGCGAAAGTCCCCAAGaatcggtggtggtggaaacgAAGGCAACGAACGTCCCGAAAGCAGCGCCCGTGGATGATCGGGTATCGCTGAAGGCAGTGCTGAGCGGCGAAACGTTGGTTGAtgctgttcatgatgctcaaGTTTCACCCAAGCAGAAGTTGCAGACGGAACGTAACTAA